In the genome of Vulpes lagopus strain Blue_001 chromosome 9, ASM1834538v1, whole genome shotgun sequence, the window gaaaattttttaatcttttttagaAGGATCTCTTATAAGCTGGGATGTTGAGATCTGGCCCTGAGACCTCAGAAAACGGAATTCTTTCCCATGTTCGTACCAGGAGTTGGAGCATATCTCAAATTTAATTGAGATAAAGACTTAAATGTATAATAACATTAATTCATTGGTCTGTTTAACTTCAGgagtttagcttttttttctccatttgattTTTGCTCAGCTTAATGCCTTTTATAGATCTTAGCATTGCTAAGAAGGCTGTGATATTCATTCAGTTATCTATGCAGGTCTCAAATGAAACACATGCATTTATAAAACATTAGATCTTAAGTGGACCTTAGAAATCATCTATCTAGTCCAGCAGTTTACAAATTACTCTGAACAAATGAAGGAACCCTTTCTCTTGAATCAGAGCTGTTTCCCTTTGTTTCAGAGAGCaagtattatttctttgaaacCAAATGCCACTGAGAATATGtatgcatttgtttgtttgcattaAATCACCAAGCTGATCCAACAAGAAAACCTTACtgacatcttttcatttatttattcattcagtctgGCCCCACATATGCCAGAGTTTCTGCCAATcagtgaagaagaagaaaaggacgTGGCCTCTGGCTCATGAAGCACATGTTCTAGTCAGGCAGACACACAAGGACAACCACATCCAATAGGAGTATGGCTACAGCAGAAGTTTGCAGGGGAACTACAAGGACATGATGGAGAGGAATTAAGACAAGCTTTTGGAATGGAGGTCACCTAGAGCAGGGACTCAGAAATGCGATGAGAAAAGTAGGATAATTCCTAGGCAAAAGCAACAACAAATGCtagcaagagagaaaatgaagagctCAGAATGGGGAATAATTGATATGGCTAGACGGTGAGATTCATTGCATGtgataggtactcaataaatagctGGCTAGTTGATTAACTAATTAACTAAACTGGAGGAAATAGACGATAAAAGTCAGTTCATGAAGGGGCTCACAGGCTGACTCAaagaattcaattttattttctaaagtaggAGTTGAAAAAACAAATGTCTAAGGGGATTTTGTAGGAAATGTTAGTAAGTAGAGTGGAtcaggtgtaaaaaaaaaaaatagtaattacagGGACTATACACAAGGTACTTGCCTCATTCAAGTACCAGATAAGGTACTGTCAGCACACAGACGTCTAATGTATCATCCCTGCCCTCAGGCTGCAAACATAAATAAGTACTCACTATATAATGTGCTGATTGCCCCCACTCACATACCAAATACAACAGGATCATTGAGGAGAGCCTTGCTTAATTCTATCAGATAGGCATTACTATCTGATGAGGTTGTATGTGAGACAACCTGAGGAATGAGTAGGAGCTCATTCTACTTCTAGCTACACACCCTTCAATCCAATCAGGCTGGTCTCCTCACTGTCCATTACTACCCTACACCCTGTTTTGTCCTCTCTCAAGTCTTTGACTCTGCCTGGTATGCCCTGTATCCCTTCTTTACCTAACCAATTCCCAACCAACTCTTAAAGGCCCAATGCTCACTTTCTCATATGCATAAAATCCATGAAGACTTCCCTGGTATCAAATGTTAATTGGGAATGTACCAGAAGCAAGACACTATTGGGAGGCTGAAAGACACTAGGACACAGCAGAGTGTAGAAATGCTCAGGAAGGAGTGTCTTATTACCAGGTATGGTGAGAAGTTTACTAGTCTGGGACTCAAGGATTCACTGGCTCTGTGATTATAGGCAGATCTTTGAGCCTTTGTTTTCCTCAGGAGTCTTAGCTCTAGAATAGAAGCCTATGCTCATGATCATTTGGCctctttcagttctaaaattgTAACAACGATTTTGtgaagaaatttgatttttttgttaggCTTCTGGTAGGATTTCCACATatgctttcaaatttttctttatgtaatgTGATGAGTGGAAATCACTAATCAATGGTAGCAATACTGAAGAGTGTCTTCCATGTACCATTATAAATGCCATATAATTCCTACCCTGGATTTAGGAAATTGCATAGGTCACAGGTTAAATCCAATAAAGTTGGCTGTTGTGTTCCCCCATTACTACTTTGGTTATCACCTGTTACTTTAAGCTAAGTCACTCGTGGTTCTTTCTCTGGACCTTTACAATTTCATGGCAGTGAGAAAATAGAAGGCAGGTTCAGGATCAGATTACAGATCCTGAATTTTAAATCATAGAAACACTGCCTGTGGAAAACAACATACATGAATTAGGGAAACGATGAGAGTATAccaaaataataactgaaaatgagttgtttttatatttagttaCATAAATTACTGAGAAGGAATTGTTTGCATTTtacctgcttttaaaattcatactaGTTTGCCTCCTTCCAACCTGCTAGATTAGTTGTACTTTTGGTTATAAGCAGAAGAACCAATTCTGGTTAGGTTTAAGCAAAAAACAAATCTACTGAAAGTAACCAGGGTAGCTCATGAACTCCAAGTAAAAGTCAAAAATGGGGAAGGACAAGATCAACTCCAGGGACCTCAGCAGTGGGACTTGACTGACCCTCTTACTACAGAATTTCCTTTATCTGACTTTACCTCCTGTGACTTCCAGTTAGTATTTTCCTCCCACTCATTTTAATTCCTAGGAGAAAGCATCCTTTGGACACAATTTAGGTCAAATGTCCTCCTCAGGCACAATCAACTATGATAAATAACATTTGTTATTATAAGACTAACATATTACAAACATGGCCACCAGAGAACCAGACTCAGGACGAATCACTTCTAGAGAAGGGGCAAATATGGGACTCTAGGAAGCTACCTCACGAGACGTCTGCCTATTGCACATTGCTTTTTTAACCATTCTTCCGTCTCTCCCTACCATTACCAAGATCTTATATATCATTGTATAAAATTATTCCTAAAGTGGGTTCAAAATATTATGCtagaagtatatattttatataaagttaaagaaagggcaaaaaaaatGGTCTGCTGTTACTCTGCAGATAAAAACGTATACAATTTGACTATGTGCACTATATACAGTCATccaaaattaactaaaatattcCATAGAAACTAGCCATTAGGTATGTTCTGTCAAAGTGTAACTTTTACTCTGACAACCAGAGGACATTCTCTCTTGATTACTAAAGACAtcaggagcccagaaataaatccatgcatacagtcaattaatttatgatgaAGAAAcgaagaatatacaatggggaaaggatagtctcttcaataaatggtgttggaaaaactagacagccacatatacaaaaataaataaataaactagacttctatcttacaccatacccaaaaatgaactcaaaatggattaaagacttgaatgtaaaatctgaaaccataaaaactccTAAAAGGAAACATTGGTAGTATGttccttgacatgggtcttggcaATATTTTGGATCCAGcctcaaaagcaaaggcaacaaaagcacaAACAAGTGGGACTGTGTCCaactaaaaaccttctgcacagcaaaagaaattatcgataaaatgaaaatccaacctactgaatgggagaaaatatttggaaatcatgtgGGATCTAATAAGaggtttatatccaaaatatataaagaactcataccattcaataacaacagaaaatccaattaaaaattgggaagaaggagatgcctgggtggctcagccattgagcatctgcctttccctcggggcgtgatcctggggtcttgggagtcagtcccacatcaggttccccacccccactcccgtgtggaacctgcttctccctctgcctatgcctctgcctctctctgtgtctctcatgaataaataaataaaatcttttttaaaaaatggggcagAGGatgtgaatagatatttttccaaagaagacatacagatggccaacaggcatatgCAAAAATACTCAACTGTCACTAAtctgcagagaaatgaaaatgaaaatcacaatgagtGCAGGGGCTTGAGAGGATGAGTTAAGTAAGTGATAGGAATTAAGGActgcacattatttttttaaaaagataagaaacaagtgttggtgaggatgtggagaaaagggaattctcATGCAGTGCTGATGGGAAcgaaaattggtgcagccactgtagaaaacagtatggaggtccctaaaaaaattaaaaataaaattaccaagtAATCcaaaaattccacttctgggtacttatccccccccaaaaaaaaacagtaattcaaaaacatatatgcactcccatgttcactctgccattatttacaatagccaaaatttggaaacaacctggatgtctatcaatagatgaatgaataaaagtgtgtgtgtgtgtgtatgtacacacacatacatacatacatacacacatatataaaacaatattatgcagccattaaaaattaaatattgccatttgtgataacatggatgggcctagagggcattatgctaagtgaaataagtcagaaaaagacaaatatcatataatctcccttatatatggaattttaaaaaagaaagctcatagatacaaagaacagattggtgatAGCCAGAAGTGGGGGTGAGCAAAATGAGTAAAAGGAGTCAgaacaaacttctagttataaaacaaATTGCTCATGAGAATATAATGTACAGCAAGGCAACTATCGTTAATGAttctgtattgcatatttgaaagttgctaagaaagtaaaccttaaaagtcctcatcacatGAACAAAAATTCTGGAACTATATATAGGGACAGAttttaactagatttattgtggtgattattttctcaatatatatatcaaataattacATTGCACACTGGAAGctaatataatgtaatatgtaaattatacctcaacctaaaaacttttttaaaggaaatgttcaTTTACTGTAAGTAAAATCTAGACATTTATCAATACCAAATAgtcacaaaataaagaatatatatctatatactgAACGCTCTTTTCAATTTGTGGACGGAAGTTCTTCTTGGACAGTATCATCAACCAAAATCATTAATATGCCACAAACCAGATTATCTTCCTATGCTCATTTTGAAATTACAACTATCAATTTTTCCCAGTCTTGGAAATGTTCCAAAACTGGAGAAATCATGAGATGGTCTTTAAATCAAATTGCACAATTCTAATGATGAACAACCCTGTAAACTGGTCTAAATTTTGGTATTCGGCTATCAAAAAACAAGTTTCCCGATAACTTTACAGGTCTTCAGGTGTGCAAGTCTAACACGCCTGCTATTGTATCATGTGGCATAAAACTGCACCCTggattgtattaaaaaaaaaaaaacaacaacaacactcaACAACTTCAATTATCTGCCAACGATAAGGCGAATAAGCTTAAGGACTGTGTTCTATCTTCCCACCCTTTGAATCGACTGTCATCCCTTAAGGCGCCAGTTATTCTAGAAAACAATCTATAACCTATTAGAACCAGCCCAAGCCAGTGAAGACTACAAGTCCCATGATGCAAAGCAAGCGCCCAGACCAATGCCGGCTATAGTCCCACCTCCGAGCTGTAATCCACTGATCACCTGTGCGGCAACCTGAGCGTCTTGACCTCCATTTCTCAAAgttagtttataaaaataaagctaggGCGGAGAAGGTAGAATTCTTACCACATAACTAGGCCCAACCCAGCTGCCAAACAGCCGGGGCCGCGCAACTCCGGACAGCGCCgcggggcgggggttggggggtggggggttggcgGGAGGTGTCatggcggggggggcggggggaagcgcCTTGACGTGACGTCACTTCCGGGAGGGGCGGTGCGGCGtggccccaccctccacctctccGGGATCCGGGGCCGGACGGCGGGAGGCTGGGAGCGGCCGCTTTCGGGCGGAAGGTCACGTGGGGCTTCTTGGCCCGGGTGGGTGGAGACGGAGAGCTGCGGTCGCGGAGGGTCCACTTCAACCGTCCCCGGGAAGTGCGCTCGAACGGGATCGCGGAGTGGGCTGAGGTAGGGACGAGGCGGCGGCCGCTGCCCCGGGCGCTCCTGCGAGTGACACCTGCGCCCGCGGGgctggcgggcggcgggcggcctcCCCGGAGGGTCGAGGAGCCCCGCGGGAGCGTCCGAGGCCGCCGCAGACCCCGCCGAGCGTGTGGGGAGGCGCTGGCCTCGCACGGGCGGCGGAGATGCGACCgtccggggggtggggtggggccgggAGCAGGGGGTCCCCCTCACCCCCGGGGGCCGAGGACCCGTGACCCGCCCTGACACCCACCGGGCTGTCCCGGGGTCGGGCTGCGCCTCGGTTTCTACCGAGTCGCTGAGGCTTGGGGCCGCCTCACCTGCCCGAGGCTCTCCGGCGTAGGACTGGGATGCAGGATCCTCGGGGCATCTCCACGCAAAGGCAAAAGTGAGGACGCTGTCAGTGAAGCCAACATGTTTCCGTGAAGTTTGGGGAGCGCTCACTTCTTTGCACGCCACTCACTGTATTGATCCGCGTCCTCTCTTACCGGCCCTGCGGCCTCAGGTAGTTGGGTGGCAAGGGGCACGGCCATCCCGCAGGCCCCGAAGACGCTAAAGTCTCAGaccttttatttacttcttttggggggggggggcatccagCAGAACCGAGGAGCAGTGAATCAGCGCTTCAAGTTTCTTGAATCTGTAATGATGAGGAAGGTTGCCCAGAGCCACGtgctgggttaaaaaaaaaaacaaaaacatcctgCTTCAGCATCTTTGCAAGTCCCGGTAGTAGCAGCTCCCTTCTGACCTCTCTCAGCCCTAGAATCGCCTAGATGTCGCTAAGTGAGCCGGACCCCTTGTTTCATGTGTCATTTCACACGTCTGTAGTCATTACAGTGTCTTCATCTGTTATTTAACAACTCAGTGGTAAACCTTTTCCTATGTTGCACAATTATGAGATTATTCCGAGACAGATTAGTCCTTTTAGACAACAGATTACTGGGCATGAGTCATCAAGGTTTGTTAAGTTACCCTCAGTTTCTGGTGTAGCAGGATTACTGATGACCTGGAAACTATGAAGAACATTTTAACTTTTCAACTGTTTCGTCCTGTTGGATGTAAGTTTAAGGTTCACTGGGTCTGATTTGATTAATTTAATTTGAccaagttgtttttgtttttgttttcaaatacgTTTGATTCTAGGTTTAGTAGACTGTTACCTTAAGAGCGGTTGTTACTTCCCTGTGGTTCACTGTTAGAACTCTAGGTAGTTCTTT includes:
- the LOC121498599 gene encoding basic proline-rich protein-like, whose amino-acid sequence is MAVPLATQLPEAAGPVREDADQYSEWRAKKCPEDPASQSYAGEPRAGEAAPSLSDSVETEAQPDPGTARWVSGRVTGPRPPGVRGTPCSRPHPTPRTVASPPPVRGQRLPTRSAGSAAASDAPAGLLDPPGRPPAARQPRGRRCHSQERPGQRPPPRPYLSPLRDPVRAHFPGTVEVDPPRPQLSVSTHPGQEAPRDLPPESGRSQPPAVRPRIPERWRVGPRRTAPPGSDVTSRRFPPPPPP